DNA from Malus sylvestris chromosome 11, drMalSylv7.2, whole genome shotgun sequence:
GAAGGTCACCTCCCATGCACCGTAACGTAGTATCCTATAGTAAGTGTGAAGCCTCAAATTTCCATTAATTTCCAGCCTAAGGAATGTTGATGTGCTATTGTATTTGGGTCTAGCAAGAAGGACATTTCCGCCGGTGGAGGAGTTTCCCTCAACGTAGTCCAAGCTCAAGTCGTAAGCAAAACCCTCATGAGTGTCCGGCGAAGCTTTCAGTGTCACATGGTTCAGTGAGCCCTTTTGAACATTGATCCATTTGGAGGATGTGAAGTAGAGTAATGGTCTTGGTGAGTTCTTGCTCTTGTAGTACAAAGACAAACCTTTCGGCTCCATCACCAAGCTATAAGACCCGTCTTTGTTTTCTACCTCCGAGGCCCGACTCACAAGCTTGCTTACTCCCCCGGCACGCAGAGATTGACCCACTAACAAAGTGTCTGATGGGTGGTGAAAACTTTGCCAAACAAAGTTACCCTTTGAGTCATAAAGTACAATATTGCCAGTTGAAAGCAACTTGAAGCCTACCACACCTTTGTTGGCGGTGTTGCTTTGCCAAGCCACTTGGCCATCGGCATCGGCCAAGGCCAGGTTCCCATCAGTCCCAAATGCGAAGGTGGCATTTTGGCCGACCGGTTTTCCCCGATTGGCctcccaaacccaataaaaccCCGACTCCGACCTCCTCAAACCCATGCGTAGAGCAAGAGTGAAGGCATCTGGGGTGGTGTTGTAGAAAGCGAATTGGAAGGGGGAGGCAAAGAGAGAAAGCATGCGATAGCTTGCATCATATTCTACAATATTTGGCCAATATTCTCCTTCGTTGACAAACTTGAAAGTTTCATTTGCTGGAACTTGGGCTTGAGCAATGAAGGCAAAGAGCGAGATAATGACTATGGAGGACAGTGACACGGTTAGTGAAGGGGAAGACATGTTTGGCTGGTTTATGCTGTGAAGCTTTGGGAGCAAGCAATTATTTATATTGAACTATGAGGGCTACTTTAGTCATTGACAATTTCGATTTCGATTTAATCCTAAAATGCTGTTTAACTATCTCCAATTCAAGAGATAGCCTTAATTGGACGCCGGTTTTGGACTTGTGCTTGCACTCTCAATGTAGCAAGATATCGTTTTACATTCATGCATGGCTGAAGTTGCACCACGTGCATGAACACGACCGACGCTAGCACAACTTGGTAAGAGACCATGTTCTCCAGCAACCAGCATTCATTCATGGCTTGCTAGCTGGGCAGTGCACCAACTCTCTGCTGAGAAGATTACTGTGGTGGCTAGAGTAAAGTGTGGTCGGGTTATGACTCTAGACTTTTCAGAGGTCGAGAGTTGGTGTGGAAACTTCAACTTCAAATTCTGGGAACTCTTGGAAAgacttttctttcaaattttaaacTGTTCGCCTGTATACCCCTTGTTGCTAGTGGATAAGATGGTTCTGCATCTTTAAGTTGTCTCCCCAGCTGTCCTTTATTGAATTGTCATCTATTACCTTCCCTCCCTGAAGGTATATACCCTAAACATATAGAGCATCCAAGAGGGCATCGATTTGTACAAGTTATTTTTGCACTCCTCTTTTCTCACATTCGATTGAACTAGCATTCAGTCGTGGCTTGCTAGCTGTGCAGTGCACCAACTCTCTGCCCGGAAGATTAATGTGGTAGCTAGAGGAGTAAAGTGTGGTCGGGTCGTTAATGTAGACTTTTCAGAGGTCGAGAGTAGGCGTGGAAACTTCAACTGCAAATTTAGGGACTCTTGGAAAgacttttctttcaaattttggaATGTTCGCTTGTATTCTCTTTCAGTTCACGTTGATAAGTCAAATGAAGAGATATAGAGAGAAGTTGTTACGGCTACACCCGTTTCATGAAAGTCGATCTAAAAGATCTATAGCTTATACAACCGTGGGAAAGGGCTAAGGCAATATACGAAGATTAATTGGAGTGTGCAACACCAAGATACATCTAGTTCGTTTGACTGAGCAAACAAAATATACAACTTGTTGCTAGTGGATAAGATGGCCCTTCTTCAATTACCTTCTCTCCCTAAAGGTGTATACCCTACACATTTAGAGCATTCAGAAGCATCGTTTTGTGCAAGTTATTTTCGCATTCCTCTTTTCTCGCCCTATATTCTCTTTCATCTTGCACTTACATTGAATAAATCATACGAGAATCAAGAGACGAAAACAAGGAATGCAAtgcaataaaataaaagaaaacagaagtgTGAAAATCACTGCCCAATTTAAATGATGTGGCAACGTTTTATTTAATGATTAAATTTGGTGATCCCAGCCTTATTGAGATATTCACACTAGAATTGCCTATATATCCTCCACAAGAACGAGTAGCAAATATCACCAAATGGCAACTAAAACTTCACATTCAGCTGTTCTCCTACTCTTCTCCCTCATTGCCTTCCTGTTTGCCATTCCCATTCAAGCCCAAGTCCCTgcaaacctaaccttcaaattcATCAACCAAGGCAAATTAGGAGACGGAAACATTGAATATCATGCTACCTACCGCGTGATCCAAACAAATTCCCATACTTTCTATACAAATCCTTTCGGGTTATGCTTCTACAACACCACCCCAGATTCTTACATATTCGCCATCAGAGCCGGTGTTCCCAATGATGAAGTACGGTGGGTCTGGGATGCAAACCGGAATCACCCGGTTCACGAGAAAGCCACACTCTCTTTTGGCAAGGAAGGAAACTTAGTCCTCGGAGAAGCAGATGGGACTGTTGTTTGGCAAACAAACACAGCCAACAAAGGTGTTACGGGCATCAAGTTACTTCAAAACGGTAACTTGGTCCTCCATGACAAGAATGGAAGATTCATATGGCAGAGCTTTGATTACCCTACCGATACTCTTCTAGTGGGGCAATCAATCAGAACAAATGGTCGTAACAAGCTTGTTAGTCGCAAATCTGATACTGATAGCTCTGATGGGTCATACAGTATGGTTCTTGACAAGACCGGTTTCGGTATGTACTTGAACAACGCTGGCCAGCGTCTTATATATGGCGGGTGGACAGGAACTGACTATGGAAGCACTGTAACCTTTGATTGTCAGACTACGAATGGCTTCGAAGATGCCATTGCTTATGAGCTTGTGTTCAATGTAAACCAGGACATTAAtgctccaccaccaccaccacaaagcAAGAGGCGCCTCCTACAAGTTCGTCCCGTTGGCAGCGCAACACAAATCAACCTTAACAAGCTCAACTACAATGCTACGTACTCATTTCTAAGACTCGGGTCCGATGGCAATCTCAAGGCCTATACTTATTATGACAAAGTGAACAGCATGAACTGGGAAGAGAGCTTCGCATTCTTTTCGAACTATTTCATTAGAGAATGTGCATTGCCTTCTAAATGTGGTTCATATGGGTACTGTAGTAGGGGCATGTGTGTGGGGTGCCCCAGCCCGAAAGGGCTTCTGGGTTGGAGCAAGGGCTGTGTAGCCCCAAAGTTGGGACAGTGTAAGAGTGGGGCAAAAGCGAACTACTACAAGGTTGCGGATGTTGAGCACTTTCTGAGTCCTTATTTGGATGGTGGAGATGGTCCAATGAAGGTCGGAGAGTGCAGGGCCAAGTGTGACAAGGACTGTAAGTGCTTAGGGTTCTTTTACAGGGAAGATACCTCTAAGTGTTTGTTGGCACCAGTGCTTGGGACTCTTATAAAGGACGTGAATACTTCGGCCGGTTACATCAAATATTAAAAGTAGAAATTTGATAATTTTATTGTGCGGTTTCTTCTGTTATTGTTCTTAGTATGTTGTTTAAGTAACGGCAAGGGCAGTGAAATCTCAATCTGTCATTAGCAtatcattttaatccttaataaagaaaaacaaatgtgTGCTTTTAGAATTtcatatgaatttttatttttgtttaataattGATATGAAATTAATGTTTCGCTGTTATCGTAATTGTTCTCCTTTTGAGTTCTAGTGTTCTCCTTTTCGTATGCAGAAAATCGACAAGAGATCCGTTGAAAAGTCAATAATCATTACCTAAAAAAGGCAgaacaaattaaaatagataGGTGTGTTGCAGTCCAACTAGAACAATTCTTTCATAAATGGCGCATAAACTACATCAGCCCTTAATTTAGCAGATTAGTCGCAATGAATCAAGTAATTACCTGACTATACAGTTCAATCAGAAGAATGTAATGCTACAAAACAATGTAAAGAATGTACTGCATTTTCTTTATTAAAACCATCATATTTTCTGAAATTATACAAATTTGACGGTATACATGATACAGAAGCAGGGGAGAACATGTACCACTTGTATGCGTTGTAACTGCCAAAAGCAATAAGACATCAAGCTGTGTCACTCACAATCAAGGAATAAGTGATGGGTAAACTCGTATGCACCATGATGAGACGGCAGATTTCAATGTTTTCTCTTTTTCATCCAGGATCAGTGATGAAAGAGTGCAATTTGCAAACTTCAGAACGAGTCAAGAAACTTCCCTCAGCTTTTTGGTAATCTTCAAGGCTTAACAGCGAATCCTTGACTTTGAGCCAATCTGCTGGCCTTGGCATGATAATGGTAAGATATCCTTCTCTATCTGCCTGGAATGGGAGGAATAAGAATGAAGAATGAGCAACCAGGCTATAAATCGCAGCAGTAGTATAAAGGACTGTAAAAAAAGACGCTAAgtgtaaaaaaagaaaatgcacAACAATAAATGCAATGGCGTGATGCCCTGAGGGTATCTTTAGATGTAAAAATCAAGCATGTATAAGGGAAGAAGCTTGCAGTATCTTTTCAATTCCACAAGTTCAAGTTACTTAGGAATTCTAAGCCCACATCACCACTACCATCAATGCCGTTCTTAATCAATCATAGGGTTCAGAAACAATCCCAATACAACTGATCATCTCAAAACCTTCAGATACCTTCCGTATGAAATCTTAGATAACTGACCAATCGATGCATTCTGTTAAGGGTAATAGAGGATCACCATATCATAGTGCACACAAGGCACCAGATTAGTACTCACTTTAGTGGTTAAGTAATCTACCTTAGTGGTTAAGTAATTACTAGATAAGACAATTATTTATATGCCTATATATTCTTTTGTAAAGTGTACCGTGAAAGGTTACTGAGAAATCATTCTTCCAAtatccactctctctctctctctctctctctctctctctctctctctagttcttGATTTCTGCAAGATGTCAAATTTCTACATCGCCACCATAGTCTCACGACGAATCGATCCTTCACTTCCGACTAAGCTGAATGAGCAACTAAGCTGAATGAGCAGAACTACATTACTTGGTGTAGTCTTTTCACGCCTATGTTAAACGCTACAAGCATTTTGGTCTTGTTAACGGAGATGATATTTGTCCTCCTAAGTGTATCTTTGATTCTTCTGGATCTCGCATTCGTAACCCTGCTTATGAGGTATGGTGCGAACGTGATCAAATTCTAATGATTTGGATCAATTCAACTCTTGCTGAAGATCTTCTTCCTCTAACAATTGGAATGGTTGATTCTCGATCTTTATGGCAATCTCTTGAGTGTCGATTCGCTGGTGCTTCTTGCACTTATGTTCATAGCCTTTATGCTAAGATCCAGACAATCCAAAAAGGCGATTCAACAATGACTGATTTTCTAAATTCAATCAAAGACATTTCTGACAAACTAGCTGCTGCTAGTGAACCGATTTCTGATTTCGATCTTGTTGCTTATACACTTGCTGGTTTGCTTGATAATTATGAAtcttttgttgattcaattatGACAAGAATTGAATCTATTAATATTGATCAACTTTATGGCCTTCTTCTGAGCAAAGAAATTTCTCTGCAAAGCGCAAATCAAgattctcatcttcttcctcctcaacACCATTTCATGCTTACAATGCTTAGCAAGGCTCATCAAACAGAGATAATTTTTGTGGCCGTTATCAAAATcgtggtgcgatggcaagtgccttcgcccatgagcggtaggtctcgggttcgagacttgggagcagcctctccataaaatgggggtaaggctagccgacattcacctctcccagagcctgcgtaaagcgggagccttgtgcactgggtacgacctttatcaAAATCGAAATCGATACAATCATAATCGGAATTTTGGAGCTAATTGCACaaataacaacaacaattctAGAGGAGTCCTTGGTGCTGCTTCTTCATGCTCTATTTTTTCTGGTAACTCTCAAGGCAGTTACTACTCTGGAAAATCCATTCCATGTCAGCTCTGCAATCAACATCGTCACTCTGCTCTTTCTTATGGGCGTCTTGCACAATTTGCTGCTCAACTTCCTCACAATTCTCCCATGGGGATGAATGCCATGACTGGTTCTCAAATGTCTTCTCCTAGTTATTAGCTTACTGACAGCGGTGCTACACATCATTTTACACCAGATCATGCATCTCTCAATTCTGCAATTCCATACACAAGCACTGAGTAGTTGTTTGTAGGAGATGGTAAACGTTTGTGTATCTCTCATACTGGATCTGCCTTAATTCGAACTTCTAATGCTGTTTTTAAACTGCATAATGTGTTACTTGTGCCTCAAGCATCACATAATTTGCTCttagtttataaatttgtgtATGATAATTGGTGCTCTCTGACTTTTGATCCATTTGGGTTTTACATAAAGGATCTAAGCACTAGGAAGATGCTCTTCTAGGGCCCCAGTGAAGGAATACTATATCCATTTTACTGGAATCCATCTAATGTTGTTTCTAGTATTGCCATATCTTCACAAGCTTTGATGATTGCCAAATGTAATATTCATGTCTGGCACAGAAGGCTTTGACATCCTTCTAGTGCAACCTTTTCTAAGGTTTTAAATAAAGGTCAATTACTAGTAGTTGGTACTTTGCATAAACAGTTTGTATGTTCTGAATGTCAATTGGGGAAGGCCTCTAGATTACCATTTTTTGTTTTGCCTTGTACTACCAATAGGCCATTTAATCTTGTTCATGCCGATGTATGTGGTCCTTCTCCCACTCCCTCATGTACTGGTTATAAATACTATCTCATTTTGGTTGATTATTTCACCAAGTATAGTTGAAATTTTATCCACTTCACTACAAATCTGATGTATGCTCTACACTTAAGACCTTTGTTCTTAAAGTTCAAAATATGTTTACAAGCAAACTTCAATGTTTAAGGTCTGATTCAAGGGGTGAGTTCCTTAACAATGAGTTACAAACTTTTCTTAATACTCAAGGCATCACACATCAACTCAGATGCCCTTACACCCTGAACAGAATGGGTGTGCAGAGAGAAAACACAGACATGTAGTTGATATGGGTAGAACATTATTGTTTTAAAGTGCATTGCCATCTAAGTATTGGGTGGATGCTTTTCAAACAGCTGTGTATATCATCAACAGATTACCTTCTCAGTCCTCTTATATCAGTCCTTAGGAATTATTGTTCAAAGCCTTTCCTAAGTATCATACTTTGAAAACTTTTGGTTGTGCATGTTATCCTTGGTTGTAGCCTTATGCACAACATAAGCTAGATACAAAGAGCAAACTTTGTGTGTTTCTGGGGTATAGTCTCAATCACAGTGGATATAAGTGTATTGATCCAACTACAAACATATTGTATGTTTCCAGGCATGTGGTTTTTTATGAATCTGTATTTCTTTTCAAGCAGTGGTCATCTTTTCAGCATTTTTCACCTTCATAATCTTCATCCCAAACTTCTACAACTTGCCTGCCATTTACAATACCTATTCAACCATTGGCTCCAACTTCTACATTGTCCACTACCACATCATCTTCTCAGCAATCACACTACAATTCTCAGTGTTCTCCTTATGGTAATTCTCAAGACTCTCAAGGTTCACAGGCATTATCACAACCATCTGTCTTTCAAGAACCAGTAAATTACAGTGCCACATTTATCTCAGATTCTAGTTAATCAACATCATATGACTACAA
Protein-coding regions in this window:
- the LOC126589937 gene encoding epidermis-specific secreted glycoprotein EP1-like, giving the protein MSSPSLTVSLSSIVIISLFAFIAQAQVPANETFKFVNEGEYWPNIVEYDASYRMLSLFASPFQFAFYNTTPDAFTLALRMGLRRSESGFYWVWEANRGKPVGQNATFAFGTDGNLALADADGQVAWQSNTANKGVVGFKLLSTGNIVLYDSKGNFVWQSFHHPSDTLLVGQSLRAGGVSKLVSRASEVENKDGSYSLVMEPKGLSLYYKSKNSPRPLLYFTSSKWINVQKGSLNHVTLKASPDTHEGFAYDLSLDYVEGNSSTGGNVLLARPKYNSTSTFLRLEINGNLRLHTYYRILRYGAWEVTFSLFDKTSKWESECQLPERCGKFGICEDSQCVACPSSKGLLGWSETCEPEKLTSCDPKSFHYYKVEGVDHFLSKYTKGDSIKESDCAKKCTLDCKCLGYFYNQDTSKCWIAYDLKTLTKVANSTHVGYIKAPNH
- the LOC126589935 gene encoding EP1-like glycoprotein 2; the encoded protein is MATKTSHSAVLLLFSLIAFLFAIPIQAQVPANLTFKFINQGKLGDGNIEYHATYRVIQTNSHTFYTNPFGLCFYNTTPDSYIFAIRAGVPNDEVRWVWDANRNHPVHEKATLSFGKEGNLVLGEADGTVVWQTNTANKGVTGIKLLQNGNLVLHDKNGRFIWQSFDYPTDTLLVGQSIRTNGRNKLVSRKSDTDSSDGSYSMVLDKTGFGMYLNNAGQRLIYGGWTGTDYGSTVTFDCQTTNGFEDAIAYELVFNVNQDINAPPPPPQSKRRLLQVRPVGSATQINLNKLNYNATYSFLRLGSDGNLKAYTYYDKVNSMNWEESFAFFSNYFIRECALPSKCGSYGYCSRGMCVGCPSPKGLLGWSKGCVAPKLGQCKSGAKANYYKVADVEHFLSPYLDGGDGPMKVGECRAKCDKDCKCLGFFYREDTSKCLLAPVLGTLIKDVNTSAGYIKY